One Actinosynnema pretiosum DNA segment encodes these proteins:
- the malQ gene encoding 4-alpha-glucanotransferase: MDEDLAALARAHGVATWYEDAGDTRVEVDADVVVAVLAELGVDASTPEAVRAALAAPTPPPATIVLREGQLLEGDGTVVLEDGGSARLPAVLPLGYHRLGDRTVVVAPAKLPPVPRAWGWMLQLYAMRSEQSWGMGDYGDLATTARRSATELGAGVLLVNPVQAISPTHPVERSPYSPSSRRFANPLYLRVTDLEEFHRAPTEVRRAVVAQRPENADLIDYDAVWAAKKAALELLWADREHDLPEDPDLLDFARFCAIAERHGPDWRHWPADQRDPATATADPERVAFHAWLQTLCERQLADARAAASAMPVGIVHDLPVGVHPGGADTWALRDAFAAGVRVGAPPDAFNQLGQDWNLPPWRPDRLAEQGYEPFRAVLRGVLRHADGIRVDHVAGLWRLWWIPPGEPAKRGTYVHYDADAMLAVLTLEAHRAGAVVVGEDLGTVEDRVTEELHERGALSSAVLWFQRDYDQPGHPLIPPKGWTTSAMASVSTHDLPTLAGFLQAEHVRIRAELGLFEVDPKGEFEAAEAERDQLVELLRQEGVLGDDLLVSFHALLAEAPSVLVLTSPQDAVGETRQPNLPGTVDQYPNWRIPLPGGLDAFLTDPRVRAIAAALRAGRAR; the protein is encoded by the coding sequence GTGGACGAGGACCTGGCCGCGCTGGCCCGTGCGCACGGAGTCGCGACCTGGTACGAGGACGCGGGCGACACGCGGGTCGAGGTGGACGCCGACGTGGTCGTTGCCGTGCTGGCCGAGCTCGGCGTCGACGCCTCCACCCCGGAGGCCGTCCGCGCCGCGCTCGCCGCCCCGACGCCACCGCCCGCCACGATCGTCCTGCGCGAGGGCCAGCTCCTGGAGGGCGACGGCACGGTCGTCCTGGAGGACGGCGGTTCCGCCCGGCTCCCGGCCGTCCTCCCGCTCGGCTACCACCGCCTCGGCGATCGCACCGTCGTCGTCGCCCCCGCCAAGCTCCCGCCGGTCCCCAGGGCCTGGGGCTGGATGCTCCAGCTGTACGCGATGCGCTCCGAGCAGTCCTGGGGCATGGGCGACTACGGCGACCTCGCCACCACCGCCCGCCGCTCCGCCACCGAGCTGGGCGCGGGCGTCCTGCTGGTGAACCCGGTGCAGGCCATCAGCCCCACTCACCCGGTCGAGCGATCGCCCTACTCGCCGAGCAGCCGCCGGTTCGCCAACCCGCTGTACCTGCGCGTCACCGACCTGGAGGAGTTCCACCGCGCCCCGACCGAGGTCCGGCGCGCGGTCGTGGCCCAGCGCCCGGAGAACGCCGACCTGATCGACTACGACGCCGTGTGGGCCGCGAAGAAGGCCGCGCTCGAACTGCTCTGGGCCGACCGCGAGCACGACCTCCCCGAGGACCCCGACCTCCTGGACTTCGCCCGGTTCTGCGCCATCGCCGAGCGGCACGGCCCCGACTGGCGGCACTGGCCCGCCGACCAGCGCGACCCGGCCACCGCCACCGCCGACCCCGAGCGCGTCGCCTTCCACGCCTGGCTCCAGACCCTGTGCGAGCGCCAGCTCGCCGACGCCCGCGCCGCCGCCTCCGCCATGCCCGTCGGCATCGTCCACGACCTCCCGGTCGGCGTGCACCCCGGCGGCGCCGACACCTGGGCCCTGCGCGACGCCTTCGCCGCGGGCGTGCGCGTCGGGGCCCCGCCGGACGCCTTCAACCAGCTCGGCCAGGACTGGAACCTGCCGCCGTGGCGCCCAGACCGCCTCGCCGAGCAGGGCTACGAGCCGTTCCGCGCCGTGCTGCGCGGCGTCCTGCGGCACGCCGACGGCATCCGCGTCGACCACGTCGCCGGCCTGTGGCGGCTGTGGTGGATCCCGCCGGGCGAGCCCGCCAAGCGCGGCACGTACGTGCACTACGACGCCGACGCCATGCTCGCCGTCCTCACCCTGGAGGCGCACCGCGCGGGCGCCGTCGTCGTCGGCGAGGACCTGGGCACCGTCGAGGACCGCGTCACCGAGGAGCTGCACGAGCGCGGCGCCCTCAGCTCCGCCGTCCTGTGGTTCCAGCGCGACTACGACCAGCCCGGCCACCCGCTCATCCCGCCCAAGGGCTGGACCACCTCCGCGATGGCGAGCGTGTCCACCCACGACCTGCCGACGCTCGCCGGGTTCCTGCAGGCGGAGCACGTGCGGATCAGGGCCGAACTCGGGTTGTTTGAAGTCGACCCGAAGGGGGAATTCGAGGCCGCCGAGGCTGAACGAGACCAGTTGGTCGAGCTGCTGCGGCAGGAAGGGGTCCTCGGTGACGACCTGCTCGTGTCGTTCCACGCGCTGCTCGCCGAGGCGCCTTCGGTGCTCGTGCTGACCTCCCCGCAGGACGCGGTGGGCGAGACCCGCCAGCCGAACCTGCCGGGAACCGTCGACCAGTACCCGAACTGGCGCATCCCGCTCCCCGGCGGGCTCGACGCCTTCCTGACCGACCCGCGCGTGCGCGCCATCGCCGCCGCGTTGCGCGCGGGGCGTGCCCGGTGA
- a CDS encoding M23 family metallopeptidase — MARHTHAPGRTAFTAPPKKAPAPGRRGSHRAEDDRSPLRGRVTAAAVVAGAIATGSGFFNAVGTSAIPLAAGGDLAGALLVPSEGAPAQASGALLTVHEVNPGLESAKLVRGEGMVALQQVDRVVQQASADYAVKQEELRKQQEAEAAEKARREAEEAAKRPKVVKPAQGSFTSGFGARWGTTHYGIDIANSIGTPILSAMDGTVIEAGSASGFGLWVRVQHDDGTVTVYGHVDTIVAYAGTRVSAGQQIATMGNRGQSTGPHLHFEVWLNGGQKIDPVGWLAQRGIAL, encoded by the coding sequence CCTTCACGGCACCGCCGAAGAAGGCTCCCGCGCCCGGTCGTCGCGGCTCGCACCGCGCGGAGGACGACAGGTCCCCGCTGCGTGGCCGGGTCACCGCCGCCGCCGTCGTCGCGGGCGCCATCGCGACCGGCTCCGGCTTCTTCAACGCCGTCGGCACCAGCGCCATCCCGCTCGCCGCCGGGGGAGACCTGGCGGGCGCGCTGCTGGTCCCCAGCGAGGGGGCGCCCGCGCAGGCGTCCGGCGCGCTCCTGACCGTGCACGAGGTGAACCCCGGCCTGGAGTCCGCGAAGCTCGTGCGCGGCGAGGGCATGGTGGCGCTCCAGCAGGTCGACCGCGTGGTGCAGCAGGCGAGCGCCGACTACGCGGTGAAGCAGGAGGAGCTGCGCAAGCAGCAGGAGGCCGAGGCCGCCGAGAAGGCGCGCAGGGAGGCCGAGGAGGCGGCGAAGCGGCCGAAGGTCGTGAAGCCCGCGCAGGGCTCGTTCACGTCCGGCTTCGGCGCCCGCTGGGGAACCACGCACTACGGCATCGACATCGCGAACTCGATCGGCACCCCGATCCTGTCGGCGATGGACGGCACCGTGATCGAGGCGGGCTCCGCGTCCGGCTTCGGCCTGTGGGTGCGCGTGCAGCACGACGACGGCACGGTGACCGTGTACGGGCACGTGGACACGATCGTGGCGTACGCGGGCACCAGGGTGTCGGCGGGGCAGCAGATCGCCACGATGGGCAACCGGGGCCAGTCGACGGGGCCGCACCTGCACTTCGAGGTGTGGCTCAACGGCGGCCAGAAGATCGACCCGGTCGGGTGGCTGGCGCAACGCGGGATCGCGCTCTGA
- a CDS encoding LacI family DNA-binding transcriptional regulator — translation MTSMSDVAKAAGVSAATVSRALRGEPGVSESTREHVAEVAKRMRYAIARDASSLAGGRRYAVAVLTADVGRGDLLAGAESALREAGYDVLLYVLNDPAARARFFDQVPTGRRVDGVLALATRPTEAERAALDGAGVPVVLVEDGDLGEAVALAARHLIGHGHREVALVLAEDVDESLDEVLAAEGLAVRPEWTVWSSPTVAGGEQVVDALLDGGALPTAVISSSGEVALGVYLRLRRDGREDVSVVSLEGAELARAVGITAVEGAWRERGEHATAVLLSALRGDAQPHAEAIAPPSAQLVVRGSSGPAPRSGATPPTVAP, via the coding sequence ATGACCAGCATGTCCGACGTGGCGAAGGCCGCCGGGGTCTCCGCGGCGACGGTGTCGCGCGCGCTGCGCGGCGAGCCGGGGGTGTCGGAGAGCACCCGCGAGCACGTCGCCGAGGTGGCCAAGCGGATGCGCTACGCGATCGCCCGCGACGCCTCCAGCCTCGCGGGCGGCAGGCGCTACGCGGTCGCGGTGCTCACCGCCGACGTCGGGCGCGGCGACCTGCTCGCGGGCGCCGAGTCCGCGCTGCGCGAGGCGGGCTACGACGTGCTGCTGTACGTGCTCAACGACCCCGCCGCGCGCGCCCGCTTCTTCGACCAGGTGCCCACCGGCCGCCGCGTCGACGGGGTGCTCGCGCTGGCCACGAGGCCCACCGAGGCCGAGCGGGCGGCGCTGGACGGGGCGGGCGTGCCGGTCGTGCTGGTCGAGGACGGCGACCTCGGCGAGGCCGTCGCGCTCGCCGCCAGGCACCTCATCGGGCACGGCCACCGCGAGGTCGCGCTGGTGCTCGCCGAGGACGTGGACGAGTCCCTGGACGAGGTGCTCGCCGCCGAGGGGCTGGCGGTGCGTCCGGAGTGGACGGTGTGGTCCTCGCCGACCGTCGCGGGCGGCGAGCAGGTGGTCGACGCGCTGCTCGACGGCGGGGCCCTGCCCACGGCGGTGATCAGCTCCAGCGGCGAGGTGGCGCTCGGCGTGTACCTGCGGCTGCGCCGCGACGGCCGCGAGGACGTCTCGGTGGTCAGCCTGGAGGGCGCGGAGCTGGCGCGGGCGGTGGGCATCACCGCCGTGGAGGGCGCGTGGCGCGAGCGCGGCGAGCACGCCACCGCCGTGCTGCTGTCCGCCCTGCGCGGCGACGCCCAGCCGCACGCGGAGGCCATCGCGCCGCCCTCGGCGCAGCTCGTGGTGCGGGGATCGAGCGGGCCCGCGCCGCGCAGCGGCGCGACCCCCCCAACCGTCGCACCCTAG
- a CDS encoding LLM class F420-dependent oxidoreductase gives MGRWGITLPLTGVPILDHQPLVSELTALGYTDIWSAETSGADAFTPLALAAQWSPTARLGTAIAPVYTRGPALLAMSAATLAEVSGGRFVLGIGSSSPAIVSRWNGQEFTEPFARTRDTLRFLRSALAGDKVTREYPTFSVSGFRLEKAPAHHVPIMLAALRPGMLRLAAREADGAITNWLAATDVPRVREALGDKELAARIFVCPTEDADAARALGRALICAYLTVPAYAAFHDWLGRDKVLAPMREAWSAGRRKEANALVPDEVVDALVVHGSAEQCRARVAQYAANGVDTPIIGLLPTGGDQLDLVRRLAPGA, from the coding sequence GTGGGTCGTTGGGGTATCACGCTGCCGTTGACCGGTGTCCCGATCCTCGACCACCAACCCCTCGTCTCCGAGCTCACCGCCCTCGGCTACACCGACATCTGGTCCGCCGAGACCTCCGGCGCCGACGCGTTCACCCCGCTCGCCCTCGCCGCCCAGTGGTCGCCCACCGCCCGCCTCGGCACCGCCATCGCCCCCGTCTACACCCGCGGCCCGGCGCTGCTCGCCATGTCGGCCGCCACGCTCGCCGAGGTCTCCGGCGGGCGGTTCGTGCTCGGGATCGGGTCGTCCTCGCCCGCCATCGTCTCCCGGTGGAACGGGCAGGAGTTCACCGAGCCCTTCGCCCGCACCCGCGACACCCTCCGCTTCCTCCGCTCCGCGCTCGCGGGGGACAAGGTCACCCGTGAGTACCCGACGTTCAGCGTCAGCGGCTTCCGGCTCGAGAAAGCGCCCGCGCACCACGTGCCCATCATGCTCGCGGCGCTGCGGCCGGGGATGCTCCGCCTCGCCGCGCGGGAGGCCGACGGGGCCATCACCAACTGGCTCGCCGCCACCGACGTCCCCCGCGTCCGCGAAGCGCTCGGGGACAAGGAGCTCGCCGCCCGGATCTTCGTCTGCCCCACCGAGGACGCCGACGCCGCCCGCGCACTCGGCCGTGCCCTGATCTGCGCCTACCTGACCGTCCCCGCCTACGCCGCCTTCCACGACTGGCTCGGGCGCGACAAAGTCCTCGCACCCATGCGCGAGGCCTGGTCGGCGGGCAGGCGCAAGGAGGCCAACGCGCTCGTGCCCGACGAGGTCGTCGACGCGCTCGTCGTGCACGGCAGCGCCGAGCAGTGCCGGGCGCGCGTCGCCCAGTACGCCGCCAACGGCGTCGACACCCCGATCATCGGCCTCCTGCCCACGGGCGGGGACCAGCTCGACCTGGTGCGTCGGCTGGCCCCCGGCGCCTGA
- a CDS encoding peroxiredoxin → MKPGDQVSDFTLPDQDGEPRTLSALLADGPVVLFFYPSAMTSGCTAESCHFRDLAAEFAQAGAQRVGISTDSVARQKQFADINSFDYPLLSDADGAVAEAFGVKRRFGPLPVKRHTFVIGTDLTVLEVIKSEFAMNAHADKALAVLRERAGS, encoded by the coding sequence ATGAAGCCAGGCGATCAGGTCAGCGACTTCACGCTGCCCGACCAGGACGGCGAACCGCGCACCCTGTCCGCGCTGCTGGCGGACGGGCCGGTGGTGCTGTTCTTCTACCCGTCGGCGATGACCAGCGGGTGCACGGCCGAGAGCTGCCACTTCCGGGACCTGGCCGCCGAGTTCGCGCAGGCGGGCGCGCAGCGGGTGGGCATCAGCACGGACTCGGTGGCGCGGCAGAAGCAGTTCGCGGACATCAACAGCTTCGACTACCCGCTGCTGTCCGACGCGGACGGCGCGGTGGCCGAGGCGTTCGGGGTGAAGCGGCGGTTCGGGCCGCTGCCGGTGAAGCGGCACACGTTCGTGATCGGCACGGACCTGACGGTCCTGGAGGTGATCAAGTCGGAGTTCGCGATGAACGCGCACGCCGACAAGGCGCTGGCGGTGCTGCGGGAGCGCGCGGGGAGCTGA